Proteins from a genomic interval of Hippocampus zosterae strain Florida chromosome 14, ASM2543408v3, whole genome shotgun sequence:
- the psma3 gene encoding proteasome subunit alpha type-3, whose protein sequence is MSSIGTGYDLSASTFSPDGRVFQVEYAIKAVENSSTAIGIRCKDGVVFGVEKLVLSKLYEEGSNKRIFNIDKHVGMAVAGLLADARSLAEVAREEASNFRSSYGHNIPLKHLSERVAMYVHAYTLYSAVRPFGCSFILGSHDKDDGPQLYMVDPSGVSYGYWGCAIGKAKQAAKTEIEKLQMKDMTCRELVKEVAKIIYIVHDEVKDKAFELELSWVGEITNGRHVLVPKDIKEEAEKYAKDSLEEEDDSDEDNM, encoded by the exons ATGAGCTCAATTGGGACCGGG TACGACCTGTCGGCATCCACCTTCTCTCCTGACGGGCGAGTCTTTCAAGTGGAATACGCCATCAAAGCTGTGGAGAACAGCAG CACAGCCATCGGAATCCGCTGTAAAGATGGCGTCGTGTTTGGCGTGGAGAAGCTGGTTTTGTCCAAACTCTACGAGGAGGGCTCCAACAAACGCATCTTCAACATCGACAAACACGTCGGCATG gccGTGGCGGGCCTTCTGGCGGACGCCCGTTCGCTAGCTGAAGTGGCCCGGGAAGAAGCGTCCAACTTCCGCTCCAGCTACGGACACAACATTCCTCTCAAG CACCTGTCTGAGCGCGTGGCCATGTACGTGCACGCCTACACGCTCTACAGCGCCGTGCGACCCTTCGGCTGCAG CTTCATCCTGGGCTCCCACGACAAAGACGACGGGCCGCAGCTCTACATGGTCGACCCCTCGGGCGTCTCCTAC GGCTACTGGGGGTGCGCCATCGGGAAAGCCAAACAAGCCGCCAAGACGGAAATTGAAAAACTGCAG ATGAAGGACATGACCTGCAGAGAGCTGGTCAAGGAGGTGGCCAAAAT CATCTACATCGTTCACGACGAGGTGAAGGACAAAGCGTTCGAGTTGGAGCTCAGCTGGGTGGGAGAAA TCACAAACGGACGACATGTGCTCGTCCCCAAAGACATCAAGGAGGAGGCGGAGAAATACGCCAAG GATTCtctggaggaggaagacgactcGGATGAAGACAACATGTGA